A genomic segment from Hypanus sabinus isolate sHypSab1 chromosome 8, sHypSab1.hap1, whole genome shotgun sequence encodes:
- the prickle1b gene encoding prickle-like protein 1b isoform X2, whose amino-acid sequence MALEMEQKASKLTFGFQRSSTSDDDSGCVLEEYAWVPPGLKPEQVQLYFSCLPEDKIPYVNSPGEKHRIKQLLYQLPPHDNEMRYCQSLSEEEKKELQLFSVQRKKEALGRGAIRQLPRSLMHVVCEQCKEKINGGEIAIFVSRAGSTVCWHPACFICSTCQELLVDLIYFYQDGKIHCGRHHAELVKPRCSACDEIIFADECTEAEGRHWHMKHFCCFECETILGGQRYIMKDGRPFCCGCFESLYAEYCEACGNHIGVDHAQMTYDGQHWHAVDKCFCCAQCRTPLLGCPFLPKQGRIFCSKACSLGEDVQASDSSDSAFQSARSRESRRSVRMGRSSRSADQCRQSLLLSPADDYKRSGSGSHGGRTFWKGSGEAEAPEEQEEWAEHEDYLTQLLLKFGDRGVFFQPPSGDDAHGNPELRVHGASGLAGNKFETSLSWAQSQDNLGDSAYGSHPGPASSRKIQDLETEHGPTGFKHSESPWYGDSLECLSSELKPSQQSVRNSVDSLALSNITVGASVDGDSQQRSPVFTLQDLQELESCEKVSNMGTMNSSMRHCSIESLKSLASERCVVPEPEEKPKPLYNPMLRRSKSQTRPQQVKFSDDVIDNGNCEEIEVRQPPMSERTRRRVYDFEGRSSQRRHRWRRSRKSRSDNALHLAAERRGPRERLHLHSPKDCDKLVETHAHRDRQPYHQSQDLYGQYRQPPDYALNQAVGKFLALYADDYDSWCSTCSSSSSDSEEEGYFLGQPIPQPRSQRYQLYGDDLAGASMVPASSMTPQITRAKKKKGHKGKNCIIS is encoded by the exons ATGGCTTTGGAGATGGAGCAGAAAGCGAGCAAGCTGACATTTGGGTTCCAGCGCAGTTCAACGTCAGATGATGATTCCGGCTGTGTTTTGGAAGAATATGCATGGGTTCCCCCAGGTCTGAAACCAGAACAG GTTCAGCTGTACTTTTCCTGCCTCCCGGAAGATAAAATCCCTTACGTTAACAGCCCCGGAGAGAAGCACAGGATCAAGCAGCTTCTGTACCAGCTACCACCCCATGATAATGAG ATGCGTTACTGCCAGTCACTGAGTGAGGAGGAAAAGAAAGAGCTGCAGCTGTTCAGCGTCCAGAGGAAGAAAGAGGCTCTGGGCCGGGGAGCCATTAGGCAGCTGCCCAGGTCGCTGATGCACGTGGTTTGTGAGCAG TGCAAGGAGAAGATAAATGGCGGTGAAATAGCCATATTTGTGTCCAGGGCAGGCTCCACGGTCTGCTGGCACCCGGCCTGTTTCATCTGTTCCACCTGCCAGGAGCTGCTCGTCGATCTGATCTACTTCTACCAGGACGGCAAAATCCACTGCGGCCGACACCATGCTGAGCTCGTGAAGCCCCGCTGTTCAGCCTGCGACGAG ATTATCTTTGCCGACGAATGCACCGAGGCGGAAGGTCGTCACTGGCACATGAAGCACTTCTGCTGTTTCGAGTGTGAGACCATCCTGGGAGGACAGAGGTACATCATGAAAGATGGCCGGCCCTTCTGTTGTGGCTGCTTCGAGAGTCTCTACGCGGAATATTGTGAAGCCTGTGGGAATCATATTG GTGTTGACCATGCTCAGATGACCTACGACGGGCAGCACTGGCATGCTGTGGACAAGTGCTTCTGCTGTGCCCAGTGCAGGACACCTTTGCTGGGCTGCCCCTTCCTGCCGAAGCAGGGCCGGATCTTCTGCTCCAAGGCCTGCAGCCTGGGCGAAGACGTCCAAGCCTCCGATTCCTCTGACTCCGCCTTCCAGTCCGCCCGCTCCAGGGAGTCCCGGCGCAGCGTCCGCATGGGCAGGAGCAGTCGGTCAGCGGACCAGTGCCGGCAGTCTCTGCTCCTGTCCCCTGCCGACGACTACAAACGCTCTGGTTCTGGCAGCCATGGCGGCAGGACCTTCTGGAAGGGCAGCGGAGAGGCGGAGGCCCCGGAGGAGCAGGAGGAGTGGGCAGAGCACGAAGACTACCTGACACAGCTGCTGCTCAAGTTTGGCGACCGGGGGGTCTTCTTCCAGCCTCCCAGCGGCGACGACGCCCATGGCAACCCGGAGCTGCGTGTCCACGGGGCCTCGGGCCTGGCCGGCAACAAGTTTGAGACCAGCCTGTCCTGGGCACAGTCCCAGGACAATCTGGGTGACTCGGCCTACGGGAGCCACCCGGGCCCAGCCAGCAGCAGGAAGATACAGGACCTGGAGACAGAACATGGCCCCACAGGCTTCAAGCACAGTGAGAGCCCCTGGTATGGAGACTCACTGGAATGCTTGAGCAGCGAGCTGAAGCCCAGCCAGCAGAGTGTCCGCAATTCCGTAGACTCACTTGCCCTGTCCAACATAACAG TAGGAGCCTCAGTGGACGGAGACAGCCAGCAGAGATCGCCTGTCTTCACTCTGCAGGATCTCCAAGAATTGGAGAGCTGTGAGAAGGTGAGCAACATGGGGACGATGAACTCCTCGATGCGCCACTGCAGCATCGAGTCCCTGAAGAGCTTGGCGTCGGAGCGTTGCGTGGTCCCGGAGCCGGAGGAGAAGCCGAAACCTCTCTACAACCCGATGCTGAGGCGATCAAAGTCACAGACCAGGCCTCAGCAAGTAAAGTTTTCCGACGATGTTATCGACAACGGGAATTGCGAGGAGATCGAGGTCCGGCAGCCCCCAATGAGCGAGCGGACGCGGCGCCGAGTGTATGACTTTGAAGGGCGCAGCAGCCAGCGCCGCCATCGCTGGCGCAGGAGCCGGAAGTCCCGTTCCGACAACGCGCTCCACTTGGCCGCGGAGCGGAGAGGCCCAAGGGAAAGGCTTCACCTTCACTCTCCAAAAGACTGTGACAAACTGGTTGAGACACACGCCCATCGCGACAGACAACCGTATCACCAGAGCCAAGACTTGTACGGCCAGTACCGCCAACCCCCAGACTATGCACTAAACCAAGCGGTGGGCAAATTCCTTGCCTTGTATGCTGACGACTATGATTCCTGGTGCTCAACATGTTCCTCTTCGTCCTCTGATTCAGAAGAAGAGGGTTACTTCCTTGGTCAACCTATCCCACAGCCCAGAAGCCAAAGGTACCAGCTCTATGGCGATGACCTTGCAGGAGCCTCTATGGTGCCAGCTTCCTCCATGACACCACAGATCACCAGAGCCAAAAAGAAAAAAGGCCACAAAGGGAAGAATTGTATAATTTCCTAG
- the prickle1b gene encoding prickle-like protein 1b isoform X1 — MALEMEQKASKLTFGFQRSSTSDDDSGCVLEEYAWVPPGLKPEQVQLYFSCLPEDKIPYVNSPGEKHRIKQLLYQLPPHDNEMRYCQSLSEEEKKELQLFSVQRKKEALGRGAIRQLPRSLMHVVCEQCKEKINGGEIAIFVSRAGSTVCWHPACFICSTCQELLVDLIYFYQDGKIHCGRHHAELVKPRCSACDEIIFADECTEAEGRHWHMKHFCCFECETILGGQRYIMKDGRPFCCGCFESLYAEYCEACGNHIGVDHAQMTYDGQHWHAVDKCFCCAQCRTPLLGCPFLPKQGRIFCSKACSLGEDVQASDSSDSAFQSARSRESRRSVRMGRSSRSADQCRQSLLLSPADDYKRSGSGSHGGRTFWKGSGEAEAPEEQEEWAEHEDYLTQLLLKFGDRGVFFQPPSGDDAHGNPELRVHGASGLAGNKFETSLSWAQSQDNLGDSAYGSHPGPASSRKIQDLETEHGPTGFKHSESPWYGDSLECLSSELKPSQQSVRNSVDSLALSNITGASVDGDSQQRSPVFTLQDLQELESCEKVSNMGTMNSSMRHCSIESLKSLASERCVVPEPEEKPKPLYNPMLRRSKSQTRPQQVKFSDDVIDNGNCEEIEVRQPPMSERTRRRVYDFEGRSSQRRHRWRRSRKSRSDNALHLAAERRGPRERLHLHSPKDCDKLVETHAHRDRQPYHQSQDLYGQYRQPPDYALNQAVGKFLALYADDYDSWCSTCSSSSSDSEEEGYFLGQPIPQPRSQRYQLYGDDLAGASMVPASSMTPQITRAKKKKGHKGKNCIIS; from the exons ATGGCTTTGGAGATGGAGCAGAAAGCGAGCAAGCTGACATTTGGGTTCCAGCGCAGTTCAACGTCAGATGATGATTCCGGCTGTGTTTTGGAAGAATATGCATGGGTTCCCCCAGGTCTGAAACCAGAACAG GTTCAGCTGTACTTTTCCTGCCTCCCGGAAGATAAAATCCCTTACGTTAACAGCCCCGGAGAGAAGCACAGGATCAAGCAGCTTCTGTACCAGCTACCACCCCATGATAATGAG ATGCGTTACTGCCAGTCACTGAGTGAGGAGGAAAAGAAAGAGCTGCAGCTGTTCAGCGTCCAGAGGAAGAAAGAGGCTCTGGGCCGGGGAGCCATTAGGCAGCTGCCCAGGTCGCTGATGCACGTGGTTTGTGAGCAG TGCAAGGAGAAGATAAATGGCGGTGAAATAGCCATATTTGTGTCCAGGGCAGGCTCCACGGTCTGCTGGCACCCGGCCTGTTTCATCTGTTCCACCTGCCAGGAGCTGCTCGTCGATCTGATCTACTTCTACCAGGACGGCAAAATCCACTGCGGCCGACACCATGCTGAGCTCGTGAAGCCCCGCTGTTCAGCCTGCGACGAG ATTATCTTTGCCGACGAATGCACCGAGGCGGAAGGTCGTCACTGGCACATGAAGCACTTCTGCTGTTTCGAGTGTGAGACCATCCTGGGAGGACAGAGGTACATCATGAAAGATGGCCGGCCCTTCTGTTGTGGCTGCTTCGAGAGTCTCTACGCGGAATATTGTGAAGCCTGTGGGAATCATATTG GTGTTGACCATGCTCAGATGACCTACGACGGGCAGCACTGGCATGCTGTGGACAAGTGCTTCTGCTGTGCCCAGTGCAGGACACCTTTGCTGGGCTGCCCCTTCCTGCCGAAGCAGGGCCGGATCTTCTGCTCCAAGGCCTGCAGCCTGGGCGAAGACGTCCAAGCCTCCGATTCCTCTGACTCCGCCTTCCAGTCCGCCCGCTCCAGGGAGTCCCGGCGCAGCGTCCGCATGGGCAGGAGCAGTCGGTCAGCGGACCAGTGCCGGCAGTCTCTGCTCCTGTCCCCTGCCGACGACTACAAACGCTCTGGTTCTGGCAGCCATGGCGGCAGGACCTTCTGGAAGGGCAGCGGAGAGGCGGAGGCCCCGGAGGAGCAGGAGGAGTGGGCAGAGCACGAAGACTACCTGACACAGCTGCTGCTCAAGTTTGGCGACCGGGGGGTCTTCTTCCAGCCTCCCAGCGGCGACGACGCCCATGGCAACCCGGAGCTGCGTGTCCACGGGGCCTCGGGCCTGGCCGGCAACAAGTTTGAGACCAGCCTGTCCTGGGCACAGTCCCAGGACAATCTGGGTGACTCGGCCTACGGGAGCCACCCGGGCCCAGCCAGCAGCAGGAAGATACAGGACCTGGAGACAGAACATGGCCCCACAGGCTTCAAGCACAGTGAGAGCCCCTGGTATGGAGACTCACTGGAATGCTTGAGCAGCGAGCTGAAGCCCAGCCAGCAGAGTGTCCGCAATTCCGTAGACTCACTTGCCCTGTCCAACATAACAG GAGCCTCAGTGGACGGAGACAGCCAGCAGAGATCGCCTGTCTTCACTCTGCAGGATCTCCAAGAATTGGAGAGCTGTGAGAAGGTGAGCAACATGGGGACGATGAACTCCTCGATGCGCCACTGCAGCATCGAGTCCCTGAAGAGCTTGGCGTCGGAGCGTTGCGTGGTCCCGGAGCCGGAGGAGAAGCCGAAACCTCTCTACAACCCGATGCTGAGGCGATCAAAGTCACAGACCAGGCCTCAGCAAGTAAAGTTTTCCGACGATGTTATCGACAACGGGAATTGCGAGGAGATCGAGGTCCGGCAGCCCCCAATGAGCGAGCGGACGCGGCGCCGAGTGTATGACTTTGAAGGGCGCAGCAGCCAGCGCCGCCATCGCTGGCGCAGGAGCCGGAAGTCCCGTTCCGACAACGCGCTCCACTTGGCCGCGGAGCGGAGAGGCCCAAGGGAAAGGCTTCACCTTCACTCTCCAAAAGACTGTGACAAACTGGTTGAGACACACGCCCATCGCGACAGACAACCGTATCACCAGAGCCAAGACTTGTACGGCCAGTACCGCCAACCCCCAGACTATGCACTAAACCAAGCGGTGGGCAAATTCCTTGCCTTGTATGCTGACGACTATGATTCCTGGTGCTCAACATGTTCCTCTTCGTCCTCTGATTCAGAAGAAGAGGGTTACTTCCTTGGTCAACCTATCCCACAGCCCAGAAGCCAAAGGTACCAGCTCTATGGCGATGACCTTGCAGGAGCCTCTATGGTGCCAGCTTCCTCCATGACACCACAGATCACCAGAGCCAAAAAGAAAAAAGGCCACAAAGGGAAGAATTGTATAATTTCCTAG
- the prickle1b gene encoding prickle-like protein 1b isoform X3, protein MTSLPKAVQLYFSCLPEDKIPYVNSPGEKHRIKQLLYQLPPHDNEMRYCQSLSEEEKKELQLFSVQRKKEALGRGAIRQLPRSLMHVVCEQCKEKINGGEIAIFVSRAGSTVCWHPACFICSTCQELLVDLIYFYQDGKIHCGRHHAELVKPRCSACDEIIFADECTEAEGRHWHMKHFCCFECETILGGQRYIMKDGRPFCCGCFESLYAEYCEACGNHIGVDHAQMTYDGQHWHAVDKCFCCAQCRTPLLGCPFLPKQGRIFCSKACSLGEDVQASDSSDSAFQSARSRESRRSVRMGRSSRSADQCRQSLLLSPADDYKRSGSGSHGGRTFWKGSGEAEAPEEQEEWAEHEDYLTQLLLKFGDRGVFFQPPSGDDAHGNPELRVHGASGLAGNKFETSLSWAQSQDNLGDSAYGSHPGPASSRKIQDLETEHGPTGFKHSESPWYGDSLECLSSELKPSQQSVRNSVDSLALSNITVGASVDGDSQQRSPVFTLQDLQELESCEKVSNMGTMNSSMRHCSIESLKSLASERCVVPEPEEKPKPLYNPMLRRSKSQTRPQQVKFSDDVIDNGNCEEIEVRQPPMSERTRRRVYDFEGRSSQRRHRWRRSRKSRSDNALHLAAERRGPRERLHLHSPKDCDKLVETHAHRDRQPYHQSQDLYGQYRQPPDYALNQAVGKFLALYADDYDSWCSTCSSSSSDSEEEGYFLGQPIPQPRSQRYQLYGDDLAGASMVPASSMTPQITRAKKKKGHKGKNCIIS, encoded by the exons ATGACATCCCTTCCTAAAGCG GTTCAGCTGTACTTTTCCTGCCTCCCGGAAGATAAAATCCCTTACGTTAACAGCCCCGGAGAGAAGCACAGGATCAAGCAGCTTCTGTACCAGCTACCACCCCATGATAATGAG ATGCGTTACTGCCAGTCACTGAGTGAGGAGGAAAAGAAAGAGCTGCAGCTGTTCAGCGTCCAGAGGAAGAAAGAGGCTCTGGGCCGGGGAGCCATTAGGCAGCTGCCCAGGTCGCTGATGCACGTGGTTTGTGAGCAG TGCAAGGAGAAGATAAATGGCGGTGAAATAGCCATATTTGTGTCCAGGGCAGGCTCCACGGTCTGCTGGCACCCGGCCTGTTTCATCTGTTCCACCTGCCAGGAGCTGCTCGTCGATCTGATCTACTTCTACCAGGACGGCAAAATCCACTGCGGCCGACACCATGCTGAGCTCGTGAAGCCCCGCTGTTCAGCCTGCGACGAG ATTATCTTTGCCGACGAATGCACCGAGGCGGAAGGTCGTCACTGGCACATGAAGCACTTCTGCTGTTTCGAGTGTGAGACCATCCTGGGAGGACAGAGGTACATCATGAAAGATGGCCGGCCCTTCTGTTGTGGCTGCTTCGAGAGTCTCTACGCGGAATATTGTGAAGCCTGTGGGAATCATATTG GTGTTGACCATGCTCAGATGACCTACGACGGGCAGCACTGGCATGCTGTGGACAAGTGCTTCTGCTGTGCCCAGTGCAGGACACCTTTGCTGGGCTGCCCCTTCCTGCCGAAGCAGGGCCGGATCTTCTGCTCCAAGGCCTGCAGCCTGGGCGAAGACGTCCAAGCCTCCGATTCCTCTGACTCCGCCTTCCAGTCCGCCCGCTCCAGGGAGTCCCGGCGCAGCGTCCGCATGGGCAGGAGCAGTCGGTCAGCGGACCAGTGCCGGCAGTCTCTGCTCCTGTCCCCTGCCGACGACTACAAACGCTCTGGTTCTGGCAGCCATGGCGGCAGGACCTTCTGGAAGGGCAGCGGAGAGGCGGAGGCCCCGGAGGAGCAGGAGGAGTGGGCAGAGCACGAAGACTACCTGACACAGCTGCTGCTCAAGTTTGGCGACCGGGGGGTCTTCTTCCAGCCTCCCAGCGGCGACGACGCCCATGGCAACCCGGAGCTGCGTGTCCACGGGGCCTCGGGCCTGGCCGGCAACAAGTTTGAGACCAGCCTGTCCTGGGCACAGTCCCAGGACAATCTGGGTGACTCGGCCTACGGGAGCCACCCGGGCCCAGCCAGCAGCAGGAAGATACAGGACCTGGAGACAGAACATGGCCCCACAGGCTTCAAGCACAGTGAGAGCCCCTGGTATGGAGACTCACTGGAATGCTTGAGCAGCGAGCTGAAGCCCAGCCAGCAGAGTGTCCGCAATTCCGTAGACTCACTTGCCCTGTCCAACATAACAG TAGGAGCCTCAGTGGACGGAGACAGCCAGCAGAGATCGCCTGTCTTCACTCTGCAGGATCTCCAAGAATTGGAGAGCTGTGAGAAGGTGAGCAACATGGGGACGATGAACTCCTCGATGCGCCACTGCAGCATCGAGTCCCTGAAGAGCTTGGCGTCGGAGCGTTGCGTGGTCCCGGAGCCGGAGGAGAAGCCGAAACCTCTCTACAACCCGATGCTGAGGCGATCAAAGTCACAGACCAGGCCTCAGCAAGTAAAGTTTTCCGACGATGTTATCGACAACGGGAATTGCGAGGAGATCGAGGTCCGGCAGCCCCCAATGAGCGAGCGGACGCGGCGCCGAGTGTATGACTTTGAAGGGCGCAGCAGCCAGCGCCGCCATCGCTGGCGCAGGAGCCGGAAGTCCCGTTCCGACAACGCGCTCCACTTGGCCGCGGAGCGGAGAGGCCCAAGGGAAAGGCTTCACCTTCACTCTCCAAAAGACTGTGACAAACTGGTTGAGACACACGCCCATCGCGACAGACAACCGTATCACCAGAGCCAAGACTTGTACGGCCAGTACCGCCAACCCCCAGACTATGCACTAAACCAAGCGGTGGGCAAATTCCTTGCCTTGTATGCTGACGACTATGATTCCTGGTGCTCAACATGTTCCTCTTCGTCCTCTGATTCAGAAGAAGAGGGTTACTTCCTTGGTCAACCTATCCCACAGCCCAGAAGCCAAAGGTACCAGCTCTATGGCGATGACCTTGCAGGAGCCTCTATGGTGCCAGCTTCCTCCATGACACCACAGATCACCAGAGCCAAAAAGAAAAAAGGCCACAAAGGGAAGAATTGTATAATTTCCTAG
- the prickle1b gene encoding prickle-like protein 1b isoform X4 — protein MRYCQSLSEEEKKELQLFSVQRKKEALGRGAIRQLPRSLMHVVCEQCKEKINGGEIAIFVSRAGSTVCWHPACFICSTCQELLVDLIYFYQDGKIHCGRHHAELVKPRCSACDEIIFADECTEAEGRHWHMKHFCCFECETILGGQRYIMKDGRPFCCGCFESLYAEYCEACGNHIGVDHAQMTYDGQHWHAVDKCFCCAQCRTPLLGCPFLPKQGRIFCSKACSLGEDVQASDSSDSAFQSARSRESRRSVRMGRSSRSADQCRQSLLLSPADDYKRSGSGSHGGRTFWKGSGEAEAPEEQEEWAEHEDYLTQLLLKFGDRGVFFQPPSGDDAHGNPELRVHGASGLAGNKFETSLSWAQSQDNLGDSAYGSHPGPASSRKIQDLETEHGPTGFKHSESPWYGDSLECLSSELKPSQQSVRNSVDSLALSNITVGASVDGDSQQRSPVFTLQDLQELESCEKVSNMGTMNSSMRHCSIESLKSLASERCVVPEPEEKPKPLYNPMLRRSKSQTRPQQVKFSDDVIDNGNCEEIEVRQPPMSERTRRRVYDFEGRSSQRRHRWRRSRKSRSDNALHLAAERRGPRERLHLHSPKDCDKLVETHAHRDRQPYHQSQDLYGQYRQPPDYALNQAVGKFLALYADDYDSWCSTCSSSSSDSEEEGYFLGQPIPQPRSQRYQLYGDDLAGASMVPASSMTPQITRAKKKKGHKGKNCIIS, from the exons ATGCGTTACTGCCAGTCACTGAGTGAGGAGGAAAAGAAAGAGCTGCAGCTGTTCAGCGTCCAGAGGAAGAAAGAGGCTCTGGGCCGGGGAGCCATTAGGCAGCTGCCCAGGTCGCTGATGCACGTGGTTTGTGAGCAG TGCAAGGAGAAGATAAATGGCGGTGAAATAGCCATATTTGTGTCCAGGGCAGGCTCCACGGTCTGCTGGCACCCGGCCTGTTTCATCTGTTCCACCTGCCAGGAGCTGCTCGTCGATCTGATCTACTTCTACCAGGACGGCAAAATCCACTGCGGCCGACACCATGCTGAGCTCGTGAAGCCCCGCTGTTCAGCCTGCGACGAG ATTATCTTTGCCGACGAATGCACCGAGGCGGAAGGTCGTCACTGGCACATGAAGCACTTCTGCTGTTTCGAGTGTGAGACCATCCTGGGAGGACAGAGGTACATCATGAAAGATGGCCGGCCCTTCTGTTGTGGCTGCTTCGAGAGTCTCTACGCGGAATATTGTGAAGCCTGTGGGAATCATATTG GTGTTGACCATGCTCAGATGACCTACGACGGGCAGCACTGGCATGCTGTGGACAAGTGCTTCTGCTGTGCCCAGTGCAGGACACCTTTGCTGGGCTGCCCCTTCCTGCCGAAGCAGGGCCGGATCTTCTGCTCCAAGGCCTGCAGCCTGGGCGAAGACGTCCAAGCCTCCGATTCCTCTGACTCCGCCTTCCAGTCCGCCCGCTCCAGGGAGTCCCGGCGCAGCGTCCGCATGGGCAGGAGCAGTCGGTCAGCGGACCAGTGCCGGCAGTCTCTGCTCCTGTCCCCTGCCGACGACTACAAACGCTCTGGTTCTGGCAGCCATGGCGGCAGGACCTTCTGGAAGGGCAGCGGAGAGGCGGAGGCCCCGGAGGAGCAGGAGGAGTGGGCAGAGCACGAAGACTACCTGACACAGCTGCTGCTCAAGTTTGGCGACCGGGGGGTCTTCTTCCAGCCTCCCAGCGGCGACGACGCCCATGGCAACCCGGAGCTGCGTGTCCACGGGGCCTCGGGCCTGGCCGGCAACAAGTTTGAGACCAGCCTGTCCTGGGCACAGTCCCAGGACAATCTGGGTGACTCGGCCTACGGGAGCCACCCGGGCCCAGCCAGCAGCAGGAAGATACAGGACCTGGAGACAGAACATGGCCCCACAGGCTTCAAGCACAGTGAGAGCCCCTGGTATGGAGACTCACTGGAATGCTTGAGCAGCGAGCTGAAGCCCAGCCAGCAGAGTGTCCGCAATTCCGTAGACTCACTTGCCCTGTCCAACATAACAG TAGGAGCCTCAGTGGACGGAGACAGCCAGCAGAGATCGCCTGTCTTCACTCTGCAGGATCTCCAAGAATTGGAGAGCTGTGAGAAGGTGAGCAACATGGGGACGATGAACTCCTCGATGCGCCACTGCAGCATCGAGTCCCTGAAGAGCTTGGCGTCGGAGCGTTGCGTGGTCCCGGAGCCGGAGGAGAAGCCGAAACCTCTCTACAACCCGATGCTGAGGCGATCAAAGTCACAGACCAGGCCTCAGCAAGTAAAGTTTTCCGACGATGTTATCGACAACGGGAATTGCGAGGAGATCGAGGTCCGGCAGCCCCCAATGAGCGAGCGGACGCGGCGCCGAGTGTATGACTTTGAAGGGCGCAGCAGCCAGCGCCGCCATCGCTGGCGCAGGAGCCGGAAGTCCCGTTCCGACAACGCGCTCCACTTGGCCGCGGAGCGGAGAGGCCCAAGGGAAAGGCTTCACCTTCACTCTCCAAAAGACTGTGACAAACTGGTTGAGACACACGCCCATCGCGACAGACAACCGTATCACCAGAGCCAAGACTTGTACGGCCAGTACCGCCAACCCCCAGACTATGCACTAAACCAAGCGGTGGGCAAATTCCTTGCCTTGTATGCTGACGACTATGATTCCTGGTGCTCAACATGTTCCTCTTCGTCCTCTGATTCAGAAGAAGAGGGTTACTTCCTTGGTCAACCTATCCCACAGCCCAGAAGCCAAAGGTACCAGCTCTATGGCGATGACCTTGCAGGAGCCTCTATGGTGCCAGCTTCCTCCATGACACCACAGATCACCAGAGCCAAAAAGAAAAAAGGCCACAAAGGGAAGAATTGTATAATTTCCTAG